The following are encoded in a window of Salinibacter ruber DSM 13855 genomic DNA:
- a CDS encoding 3-hydroxyacyl-CoA dehydrogenase/enoyl-CoA hydratase family protein → MDTTSLDTRALDLEPPPTHPPFRTAAVLGAGTMGAQIAAHLANAGLEVHLLDIAPDDDDPNAVVREGFEQAREASPDPFFADEAADRVHLGNFEEHFDRIGAVDWIVEAVVERMDVKRDVHARIEAHAADDAVISTNTSGLPIHAITEGRSADFKRRFLGTHFYNPPRYLKLLELVPTDATDPDVTERVAQFGRLRLGKGIVVANDVPYFIGNRIGVFAQLQAIRYFTDGDYTIEEIDTLTGTISGRPKSATFRTADLVGLDVLMDVATNLRELVDDEAQREAFAVPDVLERLVDDGRLGEKTKAGFYKKEDGEIKSVDPDTLGYTSAADEELGDLGAVWNAGGLSARLQALYEDDGRAGRFFRETTLELLAYSANRLGEVSDNPADVDRAIRWGFGWTMGPFEMWDALGMETVLDGLEAQAFDVPGWVHAMHERGETFYDTRDGEQAVFMPHADRHEPDPRPADELRLAPIKQDAANELWSTDDAALLDVGDGVALFEFRSKANTLGRDVMMGLRECVGRVEQDANLRGMIVGNEGKNFSVGANLGEMAMAASEGAFDVIDQYIDEFQRTIQQVRYASSPVVVAPHQRVLGGGCEMAMACPHPVAAAETYIGLVELGVGLIPAGTGTMRLAARAAQDAPNDNHNAIQDHLRPYFETVAMAEVAESAAQGIEMGFLPENTRVVMHEDRRLYAAKQEVLRLSEQGYAPPPVMNKIKVLGAKTLSTFKVALMQYREGKYITEYDEHLATQLGKVMCGGKLSSPQEVHEDYLIELEREVFLSLLGEEKTQARIQHMLEHNKPLRN, encoded by the coding sequence ATGGACACCACATCCCTTGACACGCGCGCTCTCGACCTGGAGCCCCCCCCCACGCACCCCCCGTTCCGGACTGCGGCCGTGCTGGGGGCCGGCACCATGGGCGCGCAGATCGCGGCACACCTCGCCAACGCCGGCCTGGAGGTGCACCTGCTCGACATTGCGCCGGACGACGACGATCCGAACGCCGTCGTGCGGGAGGGCTTTGAGCAGGCCCGTGAGGCGAGCCCCGACCCCTTCTTCGCCGACGAGGCGGCCGACCGGGTCCACCTCGGCAACTTCGAGGAGCATTTCGATCGAATCGGGGCCGTTGACTGGATTGTGGAGGCGGTCGTGGAGCGGATGGACGTGAAGCGCGACGTGCACGCCCGCATCGAGGCGCACGCCGCGGACGACGCGGTCATCTCCACGAACACCAGCGGGCTGCCCATTCACGCCATCACCGAGGGGCGGTCCGCAGACTTCAAGCGCCGCTTTCTGGGCACCCACTTCTACAACCCGCCGCGCTACCTGAAGCTTTTGGAGTTGGTGCCCACCGACGCCACCGATCCGGACGTCACGGAGCGGGTGGCGCAGTTTGGGCGGCTGCGGCTGGGCAAGGGCATCGTCGTGGCGAACGACGTCCCCTACTTCATCGGCAACCGGATCGGCGTCTTCGCCCAGCTGCAGGCGATCCGCTACTTCACCGACGGCGACTACACGATCGAAGAGATCGATACGCTGACGGGAACGATCTCGGGCCGGCCCAAGTCCGCGACCTTCCGCACCGCCGACCTCGTGGGGCTCGACGTACTGATGGACGTGGCTACCAACCTGCGGGAGCTGGTCGACGACGAGGCGCAGCGCGAGGCGTTCGCCGTGCCGGACGTGCTGGAGCGCCTCGTGGATGACGGCCGGCTGGGGGAGAAGACGAAGGCCGGATTCTACAAGAAAGAAGATGGAGAGATCAAGTCGGTGGACCCGGACACCCTCGGCTACACGAGCGCGGCGGACGAGGAGCTTGGCGATCTCGGGGCAGTCTGGAACGCGGGGGGGCTGTCGGCCCGCCTCCAGGCCCTCTACGAGGACGACGGCCGAGCGGGGCGGTTCTTCCGGGAGACGACGCTGGAGCTGCTGGCCTACAGTGCGAACCGCCTCGGAGAGGTCTCCGACAACCCGGCGGACGTGGACCGGGCCATCCGCTGGGGATTCGGGTGGACGATGGGGCCGTTCGAGATGTGGGACGCCCTCGGGATGGAGACCGTCCTCGACGGCCTGGAGGCGCAGGCCTTCGACGTGCCGGGCTGGGTCCACGCCATGCACGAGCGGGGCGAAACCTTCTACGACACGCGAGACGGCGAGCAGGCGGTCTTCATGCCCCACGCCGACCGGCACGAGCCCGATCCGCGGCCGGCAGACGAACTTCGCCTCGCCCCGATCAAGCAGGACGCCGCGAACGAGCTCTGGAGCACCGACGACGCGGCCCTGCTCGACGTGGGCGATGGGGTGGCCCTCTTCGAGTTTCGGTCGAAGGCCAATACCCTGGGGCGCGACGTGATGATGGGGCTCCGGGAGTGCGTCGGGCGGGTGGAGCAGGACGCCAACCTGCGCGGAATGATCGTGGGCAACGAGGGCAAAAACTTCTCCGTCGGGGCCAACCTGGGGGAGATGGCAATGGCGGCCTCGGAGGGCGCGTTCGACGTGATCGACCAGTACATCGACGAATTTCAGCGGACGATCCAGCAGGTGCGGTACGCGTCGTCGCCGGTGGTGGTGGCCCCGCACCAGCGCGTGCTGGGGGGCGGCTGCGAGATGGCGATGGCCTGCCCGCACCCGGTGGCCGCCGCCGAGACGTACATCGGCCTCGTGGAGCTGGGCGTGGGGCTCATTCCCGCCGGGACCGGCACCATGCGCCTCGCCGCCAGGGCCGCGCAGGACGCCCCGAACGACAACCACAACGCGATCCAGGATCACCTGCGCCCCTACTTCGAGACGGTGGCGATGGCCGAGGTGGCCGAGAGTGCCGCGCAGGGCATCGAGATGGGCTTCCTGCCCGAGAACACGCGCGTCGTGATGCACGAGGACCGACGCCTCTACGCCGCGAAGCAGGAGGTGCTGCGCCTCAGCGAGCAGGGCTACGCCCCGCCGCCTGTGATGAACAAGATCAAAGTGCTCGGGGCGAAAACGCTCTCCACCTTCAAGGTGGCCCTGATGCAGTACCGCGAGGGGAAGTACATCACCGAGTACGACGAGCACCTCGCCACGCAGCTCGGGAAAGTGATGTGCGGCGGGAAGCTGAGCAGCCCGCAGGAGGTGCACGAGGACTACCTGATCGAGTTGGAGCGGGAGGTCTTCCTAAGCCTTCTGGGCGAGGAGAAGACCCAGGCCCGCATCCAGCACATGCTGGAGCACAACAAGCCCCTCCGGAATTAG
- a CDS encoding thiolase family protein, translating to MKATNDAYIVSSVRTPVGKAEKGTLAHYRPEDLGAEAVTGALGRVDGLEPEMVDDVLMGCAFPEGPQGMNVGRLIAQKAGLPDHVPGATVNRFCSSGLQTIAQASQRIATGTADVIVAGGAESMSQVPMSGFFFQPDPELTEEKVGTYVSMGITAENVADEYGVSREDQDRFALRSHERAVDAIDQGRFEDELVPLTLEETHYQSANGHAGEATTETVTLEVDEGPRRDTNLDVLAKLPAAFREGGSVTPGNSSQRSDGGAATVVMSGDRVADLGVDPLGALRGFAVAGVDPELMGIGPAEAIPQALAQTGLSVDDIGLVELNEAFASQSLAVIREVGLDPNIVNVNGGAIALGHPLGCTGAKLTATLLHEMIRREVRYGLCTMCVGGGMGAAGVIENLRL from the coding sequence ATGAAAGCAACAAACGACGCCTACATTGTCAGTAGCGTCCGCACGCCCGTCGGCAAGGCCGAGAAGGGCACCCTCGCACACTACCGGCCGGAGGACCTCGGCGCCGAGGCCGTGACAGGGGCGCTGGGCCGCGTCGACGGCCTGGAGCCCGAGATGGTGGACGACGTGCTGATGGGCTGCGCCTTTCCGGAGGGCCCGCAGGGAATGAACGTGGGCCGCCTGATCGCGCAGAAGGCCGGATTGCCGGACCACGTGCCGGGCGCGACGGTCAACCGCTTCTGCTCGTCGGGCCTGCAGACGATCGCCCAGGCCTCGCAGCGAATCGCCACGGGAACGGCCGACGTGATCGTGGCGGGCGGGGCGGAGTCGATGAGCCAGGTGCCGATGAGTGGCTTCTTCTTTCAGCCGGACCCGGAGCTGACGGAGGAAAAAGTGGGCACGTATGTCTCCATGGGCATTACCGCCGAAAACGTGGCCGACGAGTACGGGGTGTCGCGGGAGGACCAGGACCGCTTCGCGCTGCGCTCCCACGAGCGAGCGGTGGACGCCATCGACCAGGGGCGGTTCGAGGACGAGCTGGTGCCGCTGACCCTGGAGGAGACGCACTACCAGTCGGCAAACGGGCACGCAGGGGAGGCCACGACCGAAACCGTGACGTTGGAGGTCGACGAGGGGCCGCGTCGCGACACGAACCTGGACGTGCTCGCCAAGCTGCCCGCCGCGTTTCGGGAGGGCGGCAGCGTCACGCCGGGCAACTCCTCCCAGCGGTCCGACGGGGGGGCCGCGACCGTCGTGATGAGCGGCGACCGGGTCGCAGACCTCGGCGTGGATCCGCTCGGGGCGCTGAGGGGGTTCGCCGTGGCGGGCGTCGACCCGGAGCTCATGGGCATCGGGCCGGCGGAGGCGATCCCGCAGGCGCTGGCGCAAACCGGGCTCTCGGTCGACGACATTGGGCTCGTGGAGCTGAACGAGGCCTTTGCCTCGCAGTCGCTGGCCGTGATTCGAGAGGTAGGGCTCGATCCGAACATCGTCAACGTGAATGGTGGGGCGATTGCGCTGGGACACCCGCTCGGTTGCACCGGGGCGAAGCTCACCGCCACGCTGCTGCACGAAATGATCCGCCGCGAGGTGCGATACGGCCTCTGCACGATGTGCGTGGGGGGCGGGATGGGCGCCGCGGGCGTGATCGAAAACCTTCGGCTTTGA
- a CDS encoding SDR family oxidoreductase has translation MSARIEGKVVVITGASSGLGEAAARHLSDHGARVVLGARRTQRLNTIADEIVEGGGEARAVSTDVTERQQVQALVDAAVDAFGRIDVMLNNAGVMPLSPLDRLNVDEWDQMIDVNVKGVLYGIAAALPYMKEQASGHIINVASDAGHEVHEGSAVYAATKHAVRALSDGLRQEATPYGLRTTIISPGAVESELPDTISEGDVAEETESLYDEHAVSADSFARAVAFAIEQPEDVDVNEILYRPTTQNL, from the coding sequence ATGAGCGCAAGAATTGAAGGGAAGGTCGTCGTGATTACGGGGGCCAGCAGCGGGCTCGGCGAGGCGGCCGCGCGGCATCTGTCCGACCATGGCGCCCGTGTCGTGCTGGGGGCGCGGCGTACCCAGCGCCTCAACACGATCGCCGACGAAATCGTCGAGGGCGGCGGGGAGGCACGTGCCGTCTCCACCGACGTCACCGAGCGCCAGCAGGTCCAGGCCCTGGTCGACGCCGCGGTCGACGCGTTCGGCCGCATCGACGTGATGCTCAACAACGCCGGCGTCATGCCGCTCTCCCCGCTCGATCGGCTCAACGTCGACGAGTGGGACCAGATGATCGACGTCAACGTGAAGGGCGTCCTGTACGGCATTGCGGCGGCCCTGCCCTACATGAAAGAGCAGGCGTCCGGCCACATCATCAACGTCGCCTCCGACGCGGGCCACGAGGTACACGAGGGCAGTGCCGTGTACGCGGCCACGAAGCACGCCGTGCGGGCCCTCTCCGACGGGCTGCGCCAGGAGGCAACACCCTACGGCCTCCGCACGACCATCATCTCCCCCGGGGCCGTCGAATCGGAACTGCCGGATACGATCTCCGAAGGGGACGTGGCCGAGGAGACTGAGTCGCTCTACGACGAGCATGCCGTGTCGGCCGATTCGTTTGCGCGGGCCGTCGCGTTTGCGATCGAGCAGCCGGAGGACGTTGACGTGAACGAGATCCTCTACCGGCCCACCACTCAGAATCTCTAA
- a CDS encoding acyl-CoA dehydrogenase, with protein sequence MTLPLFDFFAGMPTAGIVGGMLLVLAVLGYTGAPLWAWALAGAVGLYGGGAPLWVWIPYGGLVAVFNIGPIRRQVSAGVMGLMEALQFLPTISETEQTAIDAGTVWMEGELFSGKPDFEKTLDQLYPELSDDEQAFLDGPCEEVCAMVDDWQVHQRGDLSAETWDYLKEKGFFGLIIPEAYGGKGFSVAARSAVVQKLGGHSVPLSITVMVPNSLGPGELLLHYGTDEQQDHYLPQLASGEILPSFALTEPNAGSDAGAMESTGEVFEDEDGELKLRLNWEKRYISLAAISGVLGLAFKLHDPENHLGKGEDLGITCALVPTDTPGVKLGRRHDPLGVAFFNCPTEGEDVVLPLDAIIGGRDGAGEGWAMLMDALSAGRGIMLPAQAVGGGKMVTRVAGGHAAIREQFGLSIGKFEGIEEPLARIAGYTYIMDAARTYTNGAVDQGEKPGVVSAIMKYNTTELQRDLVNDGMDVLAGNGISQGPNNLMGLAYQAQPISITVEGANILTRTMMIFGQGAIRCHPYALDEIEALMEGDVDAFDDAFWSHIGHVVRNGFRALGLSLTRGRLASSPVRGPAAPYYRKMAWASASFAFFADLAMGSLGGMLKRKEKITGRFADILSWMYLGTAVLTRFEKEGRPEEQEAFLHWSMQHAFAQMQEAFDGLFENLKVPGGTWLLRGLVAPWSRLNTIGERPGDDLGSTLARAIQEKAGAREWLTEDLYVPDDPDQPLGELERAFRLSREAYHVGQKIKAAIRAGDLPKRRPHQLLEEAVEHGVITEEDRALVRRADAARERYIQVDAFDLEEYRQGRMLPGQPADRGALDSSIVEGLERDVTDVEVTPEDVDGGAPHPRGDGAPDATDEDEPEADRSGTREPA encoded by the coding sequence ATGACTCTTCCGTTGTTTGACTTCTTTGCCGGCATGCCGACGGCCGGTATTGTCGGGGGAATGCTCCTCGTGCTCGCTGTACTCGGCTACACCGGGGCGCCGCTCTGGGCGTGGGCCCTGGCCGGAGCCGTCGGGCTCTACGGGGGCGGCGCGCCGCTCTGGGTCTGGATCCCGTACGGGGGACTCGTGGCCGTCTTCAACATTGGGCCGATCCGGCGCCAGGTGTCCGCGGGCGTGATGGGATTGATGGAAGCGCTTCAGTTCCTGCCGACCATCTCGGAGACCGAGCAGACGGCCATCGACGCGGGAACCGTGTGGATGGAGGGGGAGCTGTTCTCCGGAAAGCCCGACTTTGAGAAGACCCTCGATCAGCTCTACCCGGAGCTCTCCGACGACGAGCAGGCGTTCCTAGACGGGCCGTGCGAGGAGGTGTGTGCGATGGTCGACGACTGGCAGGTCCACCAGCGCGGCGACCTGTCGGCCGAGACGTGGGACTACCTGAAGGAGAAGGGATTCTTCGGGCTCATCATTCCGGAGGCGTACGGCGGGAAAGGCTTTTCCGTTGCCGCCCGGAGTGCGGTGGTGCAGAAGCTGGGCGGGCACTCGGTGCCCCTGTCCATCACGGTGATGGTGCCCAACTCCCTCGGCCCCGGCGAGTTGCTGCTCCACTACGGCACCGACGAGCAGCAGGACCACTACCTGCCGCAACTGGCGAGTGGCGAGATCCTGCCCTCGTTTGCGCTCACGGAGCCGAACGCGGGGTCGGACGCGGGGGCGATGGAGTCCACCGGCGAGGTGTTTGAAGACGAGGATGGAGAGCTGAAGCTGCGCCTCAACTGGGAGAAGCGCTACATTTCGCTGGCCGCCATTTCCGGGGTGCTCGGCCTGGCGTTCAAGCTGCACGACCCCGAAAATCACCTGGGCAAAGGCGAAGACCTGGGCATTACCTGTGCGCTTGTGCCGACCGACACGCCGGGCGTCAAGCTGGGGCGTCGCCACGACCCCCTCGGCGTGGCGTTCTTCAACTGCCCCACGGAGGGGGAGGACGTGGTGCTGCCCCTGGACGCCATCATCGGCGGGAGAGACGGGGCGGGCGAAGGCTGGGCCATGCTGATGGACGCGCTCTCGGCGGGGCGGGGCATCATGCTGCCGGCACAGGCGGTGGGGGGCGGCAAGATGGTGACGCGTGTGGCGGGTGGGCACGCCGCCATCCGCGAGCAGTTTGGCCTTTCGATTGGGAAGTTCGAGGGCATCGAGGAGCCGCTGGCGCGCATTGCCGGGTACACGTACATCATGGATGCCGCACGGACGTACACGAACGGCGCGGTGGACCAGGGGGAGAAGCCGGGCGTGGTGTCGGCCATCATGAAGTACAACACCACCGAGCTGCAGCGCGACCTGGTGAACGACGGGATGGACGTGCTGGCGGGCAACGGGATCTCGCAGGGGCCGAACAACCTGATGGGACTGGCCTACCAGGCGCAGCCGATCAGCATTACGGTGGAGGGGGCGAACATCCTAACGCGGACGATGATGATCTTCGGTCAGGGCGCGATCCGGTGCCACCCGTACGCCCTCGACGAAATTGAGGCCTTGATGGAGGGGGACGTGGACGCCTTCGACGACGCCTTCTGGAGTCACATCGGGCACGTGGTGCGCAACGGCTTTCGCGCTCTTGGCCTCAGCCTCACCCGGGGCCGCCTGGCGAGCAGCCCGGTACGCGGCCCCGCCGCGCCTTACTACCGCAAGATGGCGTGGGCGTCGGCCAGCTTCGCCTTTTTTGCCGACCTGGCGATGGGCAGCCTGGGGGGCATGCTGAAGCGGAAGGAGAAGATCACAGGGCGTTTTGCGGACATCCTGTCGTGGATGTACCTGGGCACGGCGGTGCTCACGCGGTTCGAAAAAGAGGGCCGGCCGGAGGAACAGGAGGCCTTCCTGCATTGGAGCATGCAGCACGCCTTCGCGCAGATGCAGGAGGCGTTCGACGGCCTATTCGAGAACCTGAAGGTGCCGGGGGGGACCTGGCTCCTGCGGGGCCTGGTGGCGCCGTGGTCCCGCCTCAACACGATCGGTGAGAGGCCGGGGGACGACCTGGGGAGCACGCTCGCACGGGCGATTCAGGAGAAGGCGGGCGCCCGCGAGTGGCTCACGGAGGACCTGTACGTGCCCGACGATCCCGATCAGCCGCTGGGGGAGCTGGAGCGGGCGTTCCGACTCAGCCGCGAGGCCTACCACGTCGGCCAGAAAATCAAGGCGGCGATTCGTGCCGGCGACCTACCGAAGCGGCGTCCTCATCAGCTCCTCGAAGAGGCGGTGGAGCACGGTGTGATTACCGAGGAGGACCGAGCCCTCGTCCGCCGCGCCGACGCGGCGCGGGAGCGCTACATCCAGGTGGACGCCTTTGACCTAGAGGAGTATCGACAGGGCCGCATGCTTCCGGGGCAGCCCGCCGACCGGGGCGCCCTCGATTCCTCGATCGTAGAGGGACTAGAGCGGGACGTGACGGACGTGGAGGTCACGCCGGAGGATGTGGACGGCGGGGCGCCGCATCCGCGGGGGGATGGCGCCCCCGACGCGACGGACGAGGACGAGCCGGAGGCTGACCGATCGGGGACCCGCGAACCGGCGTAG
- a CDS encoding SDR family oxidoreductase, with translation MSDSFAPDLLADQHIVVTGGGTGLGRAMALRFADLGAAVTINGRRPDPLAETVRDIEAAGGAAEGIQCNVRDYEAVQAFFEEAEDRQGPVTRLVNNAAANFLAPTEDISPNGFDAIVQTNLYGSFYCTQACGQRWLERDAEGVVLSIATTYAETGSAYVVPSAMSKAGIVAMTRSLAAEWGSEGIRLNAVAPGPFPTEGAWDRLVPDDDLEQKMRERVPVRRFGEPEELATLASFLLSDLSAFMNGEVVTFDGGEALAAGGQFNTFTRMPRRQVKALMEQMRPE, from the coding sequence ATGTCCGATTCCTTTGCGCCCGACCTCCTCGCCGATCAGCACATTGTCGTCACCGGCGGCGGGACCGGGCTGGGCCGCGCAATGGCCCTCCGGTTTGCCGACCTGGGCGCGGCTGTGACGATCAACGGGCGTCGCCCCGATCCGCTGGCCGAGACGGTGAGGGACATCGAGGCGGCGGGGGGCGCCGCGGAGGGCATCCAGTGCAACGTCCGCGATTACGAGGCCGTGCAGGCCTTCTTCGAGGAGGCGGAGGATCGCCAGGGGCCCGTGACGCGGCTCGTCAACAACGCCGCGGCCAACTTCCTGGCGCCGACGGAGGACATTTCGCCGAACGGCTTCGACGCCATTGTCCAGACGAACCTGTACGGGTCCTTCTACTGCACGCAGGCCTGCGGGCAGCGGTGGCTGGAGCGGGACGCGGAGGGCGTCGTGCTCTCCATCGCCACCACCTACGCGGAGACGGGCAGCGCCTACGTGGTGCCCAGCGCTATGTCGAAGGCTGGCATCGTCGCCATGACGCGCTCGCTGGCGGCGGAATGGGGAAGCGAAGGAATCCGCCTCAACGCCGTGGCCCCCGGCCCCTTCCCGACCGAGGGCGCGTGGGACCGGCTCGTGCCCGACGACGACCTGGAGCAAAAAATGCGGGAGCGCGTCCCGGTGCGTCGGTTTGGGGAGCCCGAGGAGCTGGCCACCCTGGCCAGCTTCCTTCTCAGTGACCTGTCCGCGTTCATGAACGGCGAGGTCGTCACGTTCGACGGCGGAGAAGCCCTGGCGGCGGGCGGCCAGTTCAACACGTTCACCCGCATGCCGCGTCGCCAGGTGAAGGCCCTCATGGAACAGATGCGTCCGGAATGA
- the hemG gene encoding protoporphyrinogen oxidase, which translates to MPNVGIIGAGISGLAAAYRLQEHGHSVRLLEASGHTGGVIRSESSEGFLVEHGPNSIRAGAAGLETLIDALDLHEDRVWANDAADTRYVVRDGRPTPLPRSVGSFLTTDLFSTRAKLRLLAEPFIGRAAAEEESVARFTERRLGPEVLNYAVAPFVGGVFAGRPDDLSVQHAFRRLAALEEESGSLLLGAIRRALTSDDGAPPDTPSGLFSFRNGLQTLPNALADTLGDRIRLNAPVHALAHDGTAWRVTVSPPDAPAHTRSFDALVCTVPLHRLAAMEIDTPVDLAPLGEVTYPPLSVLALGYGRDAIDHALDGFGMLVPPVEDTLDVLGTIFSSTLFPGRAPEGHVLLTTFVGGARAPHHATSDAAALQARVARDLDSLLGVDASPVFRRLVHWPHAIPQYELGYGTVKDTFDALEAAHPHLAFAGNYRAGVSVGDALTSGLEAADRLLETDERAAQPH; encoded by the coding sequence ATGCCCAACGTCGGGATCATCGGAGCCGGCATCAGCGGCCTCGCGGCCGCGTACCGACTTCAAGAGCACGGCCATTCGGTTCGCCTTCTGGAAGCCTCCGGGCACACGGGGGGCGTGATCCGCTCGGAGTCGTCGGAGGGCTTCCTGGTGGAGCACGGCCCCAACTCGATCCGGGCCGGGGCCGCCGGTCTGGAGACGCTGATCGACGCCCTCGACCTCCACGAGGACCGCGTCTGGGCCAACGACGCGGCCGATACCCGGTACGTGGTGCGCGACGGCCGACCTACACCCCTGCCTCGCTCCGTCGGCTCTTTCCTCACGACCGATTTGTTCTCGACCCGGGCGAAGTTGCGCCTCCTGGCGGAGCCCTTCATCGGACGGGCCGCGGCGGAGGAGGAGAGCGTGGCCCGGTTCACGGAGCGGCGCCTGGGCCCCGAGGTGCTCAACTATGCCGTCGCCCCCTTCGTGGGGGGCGTGTTCGCGGGGAGGCCCGACGACCTGTCGGTCCAGCATGCCTTCCGTCGCCTCGCCGCGCTCGAAGAAGAGTCCGGCTCCCTCCTCCTCGGCGCAATCCGACGGGCCTTGACCAGCGACGACGGTGCCCCCCCGGACACTCCGTCGGGCCTCTTCTCCTTCCGCAACGGCCTGCAGACGCTCCCCAACGCACTGGCCGACACGCTCGGCGACCGCATCCGCCTGAACGCCCCCGTCCACGCCCTCGCGCACGACGGCACCGCGTGGCGGGTGACGGTCTCGCCCCCGGATGCCCCCGCACACACCCGCTCCTTCGACGCCCTCGTCTGCACCGTGCCGCTCCATCGGCTCGCCGCGATGGAGATCGACACCCCCGTCGATCTTGCGCCCCTTGGGGAGGTGACCTATCCCCCGCTGAGTGTGCTTGCCCTCGGCTACGGGCGAGACGCCATCGACCACGCCCTCGATGGATTCGGGATGCTCGTGCCGCCGGTGGAGGACACGTTGGACGTCCTCGGGACCATCTTTTCCTCCACGCTCTTCCCCGGCCGCGCCCCGGAGGGGCACGTGCTTCTCACCACCTTCGTCGGTGGCGCACGCGCCCCCCACCACGCCACGTCCGACGCGGCGGCCCTTCAGGCCCGCGTGGCCCGCGACCTGGATTCACTCCTCGGTGTGGATGCGTCGCCGGTGTTTCGGCGCCTCGTCCACTGGCCCCATGCCATTCCGCAGTACGAGCTCGGGTACGGAACGGTCAAAGACACATTTGACGCCCTGGAGGCGGCCCACCCTCACCTTGCCTTTGCCGGCAACTACCGGGCGGGCGTATCGGTGGGCGATGCGCTTACCTCCGGCCTGGAGGCGGCCGACCGCCTGCTCGAGACGGACGAGCGGGCCGCGCAGCCTCACTGA
- a CDS encoding general stress protein CsbD — protein MATEKMNEDWRRIRDQIKDIWDDADFDNKQMKRARGNFTKIVGLIHDKTEEPIEEIRRKMSAIL, from the coding sequence ATGGCGACGGAAAAAATGAATGAGGACTGGCGTCGGATTCGGGATCAGATTAAAGACATCTGGGACGATGCCGACTTCGACAACAAACAAATGAAGCGGGCGCGGGGCAACTTCACGAAAATTGTTGGTCTGATCCACGACAAAACAGAGGAGCCCATCGAGGAGATTCGCCGCAAAATGAGCGCCATCCTGTAG